In Roseicyclus marinus, the genomic window GGCCGGAATACCTTGCCGATGGCAAGCAGATCACCCGCGCAGGGCTCGAGGATCATTTCTGCGGCAAGCTTCTGGGCCTGCCGATGGGGGTCGATGTCTGCTACACCAATCACGCCTGGGCCGATCAGGACGATATGGATATCCTCCTGACCGCCCTGGCCAATGCGGGCGTCAATTTCGTCATCACCGTGCCCGGCGGCGACGACATCATGCTCAATTACCAAAGCCTGTCCTTCCATGACGCGGCCTATATCCGCGACACGCTGGGCCGCCCGCCCGCCCCCGAATTCGCCGCATGGATGGCCCGGCACGGGATCGGCACGCCCGATGCCGATCTGCCCTCGCTCGATACAGCCCTCGCGCGGCTGCGCCTGCCCGCCGCATGAGTGCCAAGCCCCCCATCCCCCGCGACGAGATCCGCGCCCTGACCGAGGCGCGGCTGACCTTCGGCCCCCGGGGTCGCTCTGTCGCCACGCCCGAGGCGCTGGCCTTTGCGCTTGACCATGCGCGCGCCCGCGCGGCGGTGGCGGCGGAGCTGGACCTGCCCGCCCTAATCGCGGCGCTGGACCGGCTGGGGATGGCGCATCGCACCGTAACCAGCGCCGCAGGCGACAGGGCCACCTTCATCCGCCGCCCCGACCTGGGCCGCCGCCTGCCAGACAGCGCGGCCGAGGGGCTGACGGATATCGGCCCCTGCGACGTGGCCCTCGTTCTGGGCGACGGTCTGTCGGCCACGGCGGTGGCGCTGAACGGCGTGGCCTTTCTCTCCGCGCTGGCCGATCGTCTGACGGAAATGGGCCTCAGCCTCTCGCCCGTCATCCTTGCCCGGCAGGCGCGGGTGGCGCTCGGCGACGGGATCGCGCGCGCCATGGGGGCGCGAACCGTGGTCATGGCGCTTGGCGAAAGACCGGGGCTATCTGCGGCAGACAGCCTTGGGGCCTATATCACCCACCTGCCCCGCCCTGACACGCAAGACAGCGCGCGCAACTGCATCTCGAACATCCGCGCCGCGGGTCTTCCCGTCGATGACGCCGCCGATCAGGCCGCGCGCCTGATTGCCGCGATGCGCGCCACGGGCCAAAGCGGCGTCACCCTCAGCCGCGCCATGGCCGCAGGCAGCCTGACCTAGAGCATGTCGCGCAAAAGTGGGAACCGGTTTTGCGCTCCCCGGACATGCGACATCAGCAGGTCAGAGAGCGGCGCGTGACTGCGAATGAACGCGACGCGCTCTAACCCGTCAGCCCCTGCCAGATCAGCCTGAGCGAGATCAGGACAAGGATCGCATCGAGCGCCCGCTTGAACCCGTGATCGCTGATCCGGTTCAGAACGAACCGCCCCATCAGCGTCCCCGCCAGCCCCGCCGCGATCAGCGCCACGATCACCATCGCCCAAGGGCCAAAGGCAAAGCCCAAAAGCCCGAAGATCACCACCTTCAACCCGTGCTGCACCGTCATCAGCGCCGCATGGGTGGCGACATGATCGTGACGCGGCAGCGTCAGCGACTTGGTGTAATTCGCCACGAAAAGCCCCGTCGCCCCAAAGAACATGGTCAGAAAGCTCGACACGCCCCCCGTCAGCCACGGCCAGCGCGACAACCAGCGCGGCGGCTTGGCAAAGACGGAATAGATGACAAAGGCCCCGACCCCGATCTGCACCACGTTGGGCGGCAATTCCACCACCACCGCGCCGCCCATCCCCGCACCCACCAGCGACCCGATCAGGAAACCGGGGATCACGGCGGCCCAACTGATGTTGCGCCAGAGCATGATGGCCCGCCCCCCGTTCGAGCCAAGCTGCACCACCCCGTGAACCGGGATCAGCGCCGCAGGCGGCACAAGGCTCGCCATGATCGCCAGAAGCAGCCCGCCCCCCCCGATGCCCATCGCCACCGTGATCAGCGAGGCGATGAAGCTCGAAACCATGAGAACCCAGAACGACAGCTGCGACAGCCCCTCGGGCAACACGAAAAGAAGGTCCATCGCTCAGGCGTCTCCGGGGAAGCGGCTGCAGCGCCGCGCTGGCTGCATACTGTGGTATACCGATGCGAAGTCAAGTCCCCGCAATGCCCCCGCGCCCACGCCCACGCCCAAAGGCCCCCCAAACTTTGGACGAAAGGTAAAATCCTTGCCTTGATGGACGAAACGAGGGACAAGAAACCAACCAAAGAGCGCGACCAACCCGCGCCCATAGAGCAGTCACAAGTGCCGTCTCAACGCGCCGTCAAGAAGGGTCATTCCGTGCAACTCGACCGCCGCCCCGTCGCTTCCCTGTGGATCGGGGAAAAGCTGCAATATCTCAACCAGCTCTGCCTCGTGTCGCATCTGCGCCACGGCCATCCCGTGACGCTCTATTGCACCGATACCGTGCAGAACGTCCCCGAGGGCATCGTGGTCCGCCCCGCCTCCGAGATCATGGATATCCCCATGGATATCGTGGCCGAAACCTCCGCCAGCTTCCTGTCCAATGTCTTCCGCTACAAGATGATCCGCGCGACCGGCGCGATCTGGATCGATTGCGACGCCTTCTGCCACCGCCCCTTTCCCGATGACCAGGACTGGATCTTTGCCGGCCACGGCATGCGCGGGGCGCTCAATTGCGGTGTCGTGGGCCTGCCGCGCGACTGCGAGTTGATGGACCGCCTGCTCGATTATTACGACAACCTGCCCGACGCGCCGCCCTGGTGGAACAAGCAGCAGCGCAAGAAGCTGGAAAAACAAAAGGACGCGCCCCATGCCGTCCGCATCTACCGCACTGAACGCACCGCCTTCGGCCCGCAGGCCTTCACCTGGTTCGCGCAGCAAACGGGCGATTTCGACCGCGCCATGACGCCCGATGT contains:
- the eutC gene encoding ethanolamine ammonia-lyase subunit EutC; translated protein: MSAKPPIPRDEIRALTEARLTFGPRGRSVATPEALAFALDHARARAAVAAELDLPALIAALDRLGMAHRTVTSAAGDRATFIRRPDLGRRLPDSAAEGLTDIGPCDVALVLGDGLSATAVALNGVAFLSALADRLTEMGLSLSPVILARQARVALGDGIARAMGARTVVMALGERPGLSAADSLGAYITHLPRPDTQDSARNCISNIRAAGLPVDDAADQAARLIAAMRATGQSGVTLSRAMAAGSLT
- a CDS encoding TSUP family transporter — its product is MDLLFVLPEGLSQLSFWVLMVSSFIASLITVAMGIGGGGLLLAIMASLVPPAALIPVHGVVQLGSNGGRAIMLWRNISWAAVIPGFLIGSLVGAGMGGAVVVELPPNVVQIGVGAFVIYSVFAKPPRWLSRWPWLTGGVSSFLTMFFGATGLFVANYTKSLTLPRHDHVATHAALMTVQHGLKVVIFGLLGFAFGPWAMVIVALIAAGLAGTLMGRFVLNRISDHGFKRALDAILVLISLRLIWQGLTG